A genomic window from Nicotiana sylvestris chromosome 11, ASM39365v2, whole genome shotgun sequence includes:
- the LOC104241882 gene encoding uncharacterized protein translates to MLNIFIGGDFNGHIGSAAGGYGEVHGGFGLGDRNGGGTSLLDFAKAFELVIVNSTFPKREEHLVTFQSSTVKNHIDYILLRRCDRGLCKDCKVIPGDTLATQHRLLVIDIGIMMKRKKRYARGRPRI, encoded by the coding sequence ATGTTAAATATATTTATTGGAGGGGATTTTAATGGCCATATTGGGTCGGCTGCTGGTGGTTATGGTGAGGTGCATGGGGGATTTGGCCTTGGGGATAGGAACGGAGGAGGTACTTCGTTGTTAGACTTCGCTAAGGCTTTTGAGCTGGTGATTGTGAACTCGACTTTTCCGAAGAGGGAGGAGCATCTGGTTACTTTCCAAAGTTCGACAGTGAAGAATCATATTGATTACATTCTCCTTAGAAGGTGTGATAGAGGGTTGTGCAaggattgcaaggttatcccGGGAGACACCCTCGCGACTCAGCATAGGCTCTTAGTGATAGACATCGGCATTatgatgaagaggaagaagaggtatGCTCGTGGCCGACCGAGGATTTGA